The nucleotide sequence GGCGTCATGCGGGAATCACAGCGCTTCTACCGCCAGGAACTCGGCGTGACGTTCAAGCTGAACAACCCGGCGGTGGAAGTGGTCCAGGGCAATCACGGGCGGGCCTGGTACGAGAACACGCCGAACGGCGGCGAGGAGTACTGGTGGGTGGTCTTCAACATGCAGCAGGAGCTGATGGCCAGGTTCGGTCTCAGGTCCCCTGACTCGCGCTGGCTGTGCGTCGGCGAGGTCAGCGCCGAGAAGGCGGGCGTCTCCGGCGGCGGTGCGGGGGGCGGCTGGGTGCTCCTCAGCGGCCACGATGCCGCCGGTGCCGCCGGGACCAACGGCGCGATGAACCGGTGGTACGGCGGCATGGTGCACGAGTTGGGCCACGCCTTCGGTCTGCCCGACTCCTCGCGCACCGACGGCACACCGATGTCCGCCTCGTTCTACGACTACCCGAACTGCCACTTCGACCAGCAGCAGAAGAACGGGATACGGAACGGCCCCTACGGCAGCTTCCTGTCGTGAGCCGCCGGGTGCCCGCCCCCGGGAACCGACGACGATCGAGCGGGCCGAGCCTGGGCTCCTGCGGCACCGGTGCCCTCCTCGAACAGCGACGTCAGGCGCGAGGGCGGCTGCGGCCGTATTGAGGAAACGCGCCTCGGCTCGAGCGGCGTGACCCAGAAAGAACAGAAAGCCTTAAAACGGCTCAATTGTTATGACAGATTTCCTCAGGGAGTGGACGACTCTGTATCTTGTGCCATGTGAGCGACGGGCGCAGGCAAGGACGAGACAATTCGGTCCATTCGGTAGACAGGGCGATCTCGATCCTGCAGGTACTTTCCCAGCGCGGCGTGGCCGGCGTCACAGAAATCGCCAACGAGATCTCCGTACACAAGTCAACGGTGTCTCGGCTGATCGCGACTCTGGAGGCCAGAGGGCTGGTCGAGCAGGCCTCCACGCGAGGTGGGTACCGCCTGGCCTACGGCGTCCTGCGCCTGGCCGAGGGAGTGAACAAGCAGCACGATCTGACCGTGATCAGTCGTGTCGTGTGCAACCGCCTCGCGGAGGAACTGAAGGAGACCATCATCGTCGCGGTGCACGAGGGCCGCACAGTGGTCTCCATCGACCAGGTGAACGGCTCGGACTCACTCACCATCGTGAACCGGGTCGGACAGAGTCACCCTCTGCACCCGACTTCTGCCGGCAAGGTCTTTCTCGCGTACATGCCCCGCACCGAACTGCAGACCTACCTCGACGCAGAATTGGAACGCCTCACCCCGCACACGATTGTCGATCCGGACGTCCTGGCGAGCGAGCTGGAGACCGTGCGCAAACTCGGTTATGCCCGAGTCGACGAGGAACAGGAGATCGGGCTCGCGGCCGTCGCGGCGCCGATTCGAGCGCACGACGGTCAGGTCGCCGCCACCCTGGTGGTCTCCGGTCCCGCGTTCCGCATCAACGAGGACACGATTCCCGGCATAGTCGAACACCTGCTGTCGGCCGCCGCGGAGATCTCGGAGCGAAACGGGTATCGGAAAGCCGGCTGAGTCGTACTGTCGACGGCCGAGGACAACACCTGTCGGCAGACTCGTCGACGGGCAGGGGAGGAACATCCCTGCCGTCGGTTCAGCGGCCCCGGATGCCCGATGGCAGCGGCTTCGGCAGCGGACCCGCCATCGTGTCGTGTGTCCTGTGTCGTGTGGGCCATCGGTGACCTGGCGCAGCGGCGAGTCCGCCACCGGACCGTGGCCCGCCGACCCGGGGCCCGGCCAGGCAACGGTCAGAGGCGCCCGGCGGAGTACTGCCGGGCGCCTCTGCGTTCACGAAGGCCTGTAGTCACCCTGGCACTGGTGACGACGGAAGATCAGCGGCCGTGATAGTGCATGACGTGCTTCGTACGCGAGTAGTCGTCGAGCGCGTAGATCGACAGGTCGCGCCCGTACCCGGAGCCCTTGAAGCCTCCCCAGGGCACCTCGTTGGCGAGCACGAGGTGGGAGTTGACCCAGACCGTGCCGGAGTCGAGCCGGGCGGCCACGTCGTGGCTGCGGCGGGCGTCGCTCGTCCAGACCGACGCGGACAGGCCGAGCGGCACGTTGTTGGCGCGCAGGACGGCCTCGTCCTCCGTGGAGAACGTCTCGACCGTCACCACCGGCCCGAAGATCTCTTCCCGGGTGCACGCGGCGTCGACGGGGATGTCGACGAGCACGGTCGGCTGGACGAAGTAGCCCGTGCCGTCGAAGGCGCCTCCACCGACGGCGGCGCGCGCTCCCTCGGCCGACGCGCGGTCGAGGTGGGCGAGCACCCGGTCGTAGTGCGCCTTGGACACGAGCGGACCGACCTCGATGTCGTCGCCCGCGCCCGGGTCACCGACCTTCAGCTCGCGTACCTGTGCCACCAGGCGGTCGACAAGGTCGGCGGCGACCGACTCGTGAACCAGTACGCGGCAGGCGGCACCGCACTCCTGGCCCCCGTTGTAGAAACTGGCGGCGCGCAGCGAGGTCGCCACCAGGTCCAGGTCCGCGTCCTCGAAGACCACGACCGGGGCCTTGCCGCCGAGTTCGAGGTGTACTCGCTTGAGGGTTTCCGCGGCGGCACGCGCGACGGCCCGTCCGCTGCCGACCGACCCGGTCAGCGCGATCATGTCGATGTCGGCGTGCTCGGCAAGGGCTGAACCGACGACGGGACCGAGTCCCGTCACGACGTTGAGCACGCCCGCGGGGAGCAGGTCGGCGACCAGTTCGGCGAACTTGAGCGTGGTCAGGGGCGTCTGTTCCGAGGGCTTGATCACGAGGGTGTTGCCCGCGGCGAGGATCGGTGCGATCTTCCACGCCGCCATCAGGAGGGGATAGTTCCACGGTGTGACGACACCCACCACGCCGAGCGGTTCGCGCAGGATCACCGAGAGGTGGGATTCGGCGTAGTCGCCGGCCGCCATCGTCGTGGTCGCGCGCATCGCGCCGGCCATGAACCGGAAGGTGTCGATGGTTCCGTCGACGTCGTCGCGGGCCACCGAGATCGGCTTGCCCGTGTTGGCGGACTCCAGCCGGACCAGCACGTCCCGGTTGTCCGCGAGGCGGTCGGCGATGGCGTGCAGGATCTCCGAGCGCGCCTTGGGCACGAGACGCGCCCAGGGTTCCTTGGCCTTCACGGCCGCGGCGACCGCGAGGTCGACGTCCGACTCGGTGCCCAGCGCGACCCGGGCGATCACCTCTTCGGAGGCGGGATCGACGATGTCGAGCAGCTCGGCGGTCGGGGTCTCGCGAAACGCGCCGTCGATGACATGCCCGGCCGGCGGCAGATCCTTCGGGTCGAACTTGGTGGCGGCCGGTGCACGCCGTACGCCGATGGTCGGCTCCTCGGTGGACATGTCCACTCCTTCGGTGGTTGCGGGGCTGTGAACGCGGCCGGCCATGACAGTCGCGCGAGTGAGCGGGTCAGACGGCTGCGGCGTCCTGGCTCACCGTCGATGACGAGAGGGGCGCCGCCAGCTTCGAGATGGCCGCGGCCACCTCGGGGTCGAGGGGCGCGACGGGCGGCCGTGAGCCGCCGATCGCGAAGCCCGTCGCGCCGAGCGCCGTCTTGACCGCGGGGGCGAAGGGCGCCGCCATGATCGCGTCGATCAGCGGGTAGACCAGCTCCCACTCGCCGCGCGCCCGGTGCAGATCGCCCTCGCTCATGGCGGCGTGGATCGAGACCAGTTGGGCCGCCACGACGTTGGCGGTTCCGGCCATCACCCCGGCGGCGCCCTCGGAGAGCGCGGCGAGCAGCAGGGAGTCCCAGCCGACGAAGGTCGAGACGACGTCCCCGTGATTGTGGATCAGCTGCCCGGCCTGAGCGATGTCGGCGGAGGTGTCCTTGATGTACTGGATGTTCTCGACCTCGCGAGCGAGCTCGCCGACCATTGTGGGTGTCATGTTGACACCGGTGGCGATCGGGAGGTTGTAGAGCATGATCGGAATGCTCACCGACTCGGCCACGGTCGTGAGGTAGCGCTTGGTCTCCTCGATCGTGAGCGGCTCGTAGTACGGCGCCACCACCATCAGCACGGACGCCCCCGCCTGTTCCGCGTGGCGCGAGAGCTCGATGGCCTCCCTCGTGGACTGGGCGCCGGTCTGCGCCACCACGGGCACCCGGCCCGCGGTCTGGTCGATCACGGTCTCCACGACGAGGCGGCGCTCGGCGTTGCTGAGCGTGGTGAACTCCCCGGTCGAGCCGCAGGCCACGACGCCGTGGACGCCGCCGTCGATGTTACGGTCGACGACCCGTCGCAGAGTCGCCTCGTCGACCGAGCCGTTGTCGTCGAAGGGGGTGAGAAGGGCGGACAGGACTCCGCGCAGGGGTGAGGACATGGTGGAAGCACCTTCGGTGTGAAGTCGGAGATGTGGGAGGAAGGGGAAGGGGAGGAAAGCGGGGACCTACGACAGCGTCGGGTCCGGCGGCATCTACGCGGCTCGGCGCAGGGGCTGGTCGGCGTCCAGGAGGTTCTCCGCGGCTTGGGCGGCCGCGAAGGCGGTGTGCACCGAGGTCTCCGTGTACTGGGTGCCGAGGTAGTCCCCCGCCAGCATCACCCGACCGTTGCTCCTGGTGAGCGTCGACTGGAGCCGGCCTCGGCCGGGGAAGCAGTAGGGCGAGGCCTCGGGCCACCGTGCCACCTCCGCCTCGGCGACGTGTGAGGCGAAGCCGGGCAGCACCTGGTCGAGATCGTCGATGTAGGTCTCGAGGACGGTCTTGTCGTCCTGCTCCAGCAGGTGGCGGGCGAGAGCGGCCGGGGAGAAGGTCATGAAGCTGCTGCCCGGCTGTCGTTCCTGCGTGTGGCCGTGCACGTTGTTGGACATGTTGAGCACCACGTTGAACGACCGCTTGGGGGTGGCTATGGCGTAGGTGCCGTCCCATGGCTGGCGTTCGGTCTCGTCGGTGAGGAAGGCCGCGCTCACGAACGGGCCGTACTTGACCTGGGAGAGTGCCTCGCGGAGGTCTTCGTCGAGGTCGACACCGATGCGGTGGCTCACGCTCGCGGTCGTGGCGAGGATGACGCTGTGGGCCTCGACCTCGCGTTCGACGCCGTCCTGGCGGTATCGCACCACGACGGACTGGCCCTTGCTCACGACTTCCTCGGCGGCGGCGCCGAGTTGCACCCGGTCGCCCAGCGCGTCGGCGATACCTTCGAGCAGGGTGGAGGGTCCCCCGTCGATGCTGTGGGACAGTCCCGCGCCGATGTTCCAGACCAGGTTGAAGTACCCGATGCCGGCCCCTGCGGAGATCTGGTGCATCTCCGCGGAGGATCTGGTCACCGTGGGCTTGAAGAGCGCCTCGGCGTCCTCGGGGAGCGTGCCGATGAAGTCGGCGAAGGAACGGTCGTTCATGAAGTCGTAGACCCGCTGTTGGCGGGTGGCCTCGTCCTCGCCCGGGCGGCGCTTGACGAGCCGGGCGTAGCGCGCCACGGCCAACCGGACCTTCGCGCCCACCCGGATCAGACTCGCCCGGTCACCCCACGACATGGGGACCCGGAAGGGGAAGGTCTCCACGCGACCGCTGAGCAGCAGTCGGCCGTTCATGCTGAGGCCTGTCAGGTTCCCCGGCACGGGCCTTGACGTGAACCCTGTGTCCTTCAGCAGCCGCTGGGTGGCCGACGCGGGACCGCCGTCGTAGACGTGGCCACCCCAGTTCAGCCAGTAGGGGCCACGGGCCTCCGAGCGGATCCTGCCGCCGACCCGGTCGTCGGCCTCGATCAACAGGATGTCGCGGTGGCGCAGTCTCCACGCCGCCGCCAGGCCGGCGATGCCGCCCCCGACGATCACCACGTCCTTCACGGTGTCCTCCATGTGCCTTTGCGTATGTGTTGCCTGGTGGTGTGCACCGGGGACGGCCTTCCCGACGACGGCTGTGTGGCCGCCGGATGAACGGGAGTCAGGCAGCCACCATCCCGTGCGGATCGATGACGTACTTCTTCGCCGCGCCCTGGTCGAACTCCTGGTAACCCTGCGGCGCCTCGCCGAGTCCGATCGTGACGGCGTTGACCGCCTTGGCGATGTGCGCCTTGTCGGCGAGGATGAGGTTCATCAGTTGCCGGTTGTAGCGCTTGACCGGGCACTGGCCGGTGGTGAACACGTGCGACTTGGCCCAGCCGAGGCCCAGGCGTACGCCGATCTGTCCCACCTTGGCCGCGTCGTCGACCGCACCCGGGTCGCCCGTGACGTAGAGCCCCGGGATGCCGAGGGACGCGCCGGCGCGAGCGACGGTCATCATGTCGTTGAGTACCGTCGCCGGAGCCTCGCCGGCCCCCGCCCCGTGCCCGCGGGCCTCGAAGCCGACCGCGTCGACGGCGGCGTCGACCTCCGGTTCGCCCAGGATCTCCGCGATCATGTCGGCCAAATTGTTGCCGGTGCTGAGGTCGACGGTCTCGCAGCCGAAGCTCCGGGCCTGCGCGAGCCGGTCGGCGTTCATGTCACCGACGATGACGACCGAGGCACCCAGCAACTGCGCGGAGTACGCCGCGGCGAGACCAACGGGTCCGGCACCCGCGACGTACACGGTGGAGCCGGTGGTGACGCCGGCGGTGTGGGCGCCGTGGTAGCCGGTCGGGAAGATGTCGGACAGCATCGTCAGGTCGAGGATCTTGGCCAACGCGGCGTCACGGTCGGGGAACTTCAGCAGGTTGAAGTCGGCGAACGGCACCATGACGTACTCCGCCTGGCCGCCCAGCCAGCCGCCCATGTCGACGTAGCCGTACGCCGCGCCGGCGCGGGCCGGGTTGACGTTCAGGCAGATGCCGGTCTTGCCCTCGTCGCACATCCGACAGCGCCCGCAGGCTATGTTGAACGGCACCGAGCAGATGTCGCCCTCCTTGACGAAGAGGACGTCGTCACCCACCTCGACCACTTCGCCGGTGATCTCGTGGCCCAGTGTCTGACCGATCGGGGCCGTCGTACGACCGCGGACCATGTGCTGGTCACTGCCGCAGATGTTGGTGGTGACGAGTTTCAGTACGACGGCGTGCGGCGCCGCCTTCTTGATGCCCAGACCCTTCACCACGTCGTCGGGGAGTTCGAGCTTGGGATAGTCGATCTCCTCGACCCCGACCTTGCCGGGCCCCTGGTAGACGACGACCTTGTTGCCTGCCATGTGAGGTGACTCCGTCCTGCTCCTGGATGTGGAGCGCGATGCACGATTCACGGGTGTGTGGCGGGCTTCGTCAGGTGAGTCCCGCCCGGTCGGTGGAACGGTCAGGCCTCGGTACGGCGCTCTGCCCCATGGTCCTCATGGTGAGGAAGTGCCGTACCGGGGCAGCCGCGTCACTTCTTCAGGTACTTCTCCAGGGACGGCGCGTAGTCCGGGTTCTCCTTGAGCCACGCCTGAACGGCCTGCGGCTCCTTGCCCTGACCGAACTTGTTGACCACGGCGTCCTCCAGGCTGCCGTACTGCGCGTCGGTCAGCTTGAAGTTCTTGATCATGTCGGTGACGTCCGGGAAGTCCTTGGAGAATCCGTCGCGAGCGAGGCTGTGCAGGCCTTCCGGCTTGCCGAACGCTCCCTTCGGGTCCTCGAGGGGCCGGACCGGGAAGGCCTGGTTGGCCCAGAACGGCTTCCACAGCGTCACCACGATGGGTTCCTTCGCCGTCGTGGCCTTCTTCAGCTCCGTGAGCATCGCGGTCGTCGAGGAGGTCACCAGCTTGAACTTGCCGTCGAGCCCGTAGGCGGGGAAGACGTCGTCCTGCGTCGCCTTCGTCAGACCGGCGCCCGGCTCGATTCCGGTGACCTTGCCGTCGAACTCCTTCGCGTGGCTGGGCAGATCGGCGATCGACTTGATGTCCGAGTCGGTGGGCACCGCGAGGAAGAGCCCCGCGTTGTCGTAGTACGTGCCGACGTCCTCGATCTTGTCGCCGTACTTGTCCATGTAGGACTTGTGCGTACGCTCCGGCCAGGCGGAGGAAAGCAGGTCGATGTCCCCGTTCGCGAGTGCCGTGTACATCGGGGCGTTGTCACTGAGCTTGGTGATCTTTACTGTGTAGCCGTTCTTTTCCAGAACGTTCTTGAGCAGGTACGCCGTGCTCGTTTCGTCCGTCCATCCGGGGATCACACCCATCGTGATGGTCTTGTCGTCACCACCGGAGCCGCTGCTTCCCGCGCAGCCGGCAGCCGCCAGGGCGAGTACGGACACGGCGATACCGAGCCGCATCGAAACCGCTCTACTTCGCTTCGCCATCGTTGTTCTTGTTCCTCTCACGTACCGGACGGCCGTAGTGGCCTATCCGCCGATCTTCACTGGCCCGATTTCCGCCACTGCGGGTGATTCCTTCTCACCTCCGTCGAGAGTGGAATCCTCTTCGTCCTGAGCGGGCGGTCGAGGTTTGCGAGGCCAGAAACCGCGCCTCCCACCGCCCATGCCCTGTCCGACGGAGGCCGTGACCCGGTCCAGATAGATGGCCAGGATCACCACCGAGAGCCCTGCCTCGAAGCCGAGACCGAGATCCAGTGTCGAAATGGCGGTGGTGACCTGCCCACCCAGTCCTTCGGCTCCGACCAGACCGGAGATGACCGCCATCGAGAGGGACAGCATGATGACCTGGTTGACGCCCGCCATGATCGTCGGGAGTGCCAGCGGCAGCTGCACGCCGAACAGGGTCTGGCGGGGCGTGGAGCCGAACGCGTGGGCCGCCTCGACGACCTCCGCGTCCACGTTCCGGATCCCCAGCTCCGTGAGTCGGACGCCCGGTGGCAGGGCGAAGATGATCGTCGCGACGACACCCGGGACGACGCCGATGCTGAACAGCGTGACGACCGGCACCAGCCACACGAACGCGGGCATCGTCTGCATCAGGTCCATGACCGGCCTGAGCGCCGCACTCGCCCACCGCTTGCGCGCCGCGAGCACCCCGGTGGGGATCGCGATCAGAACCGCGACCACCGTGGCGACCAGAACGAGCGCCAGCGTCTGCATCGCGGCCGCCCACTGCTCCATGCTGATGATGAGCAGCAAACCGAGCAGGGAGCCGACGGCGAACTTCCACCCCTTCGTCAGCAACCCGACGAGGGCGAAGATCAGCGCCAGGATCACGGGGTCCGGAGCTTCGAGCACACTGATGAGCCCGTCGACGGCGGAGCCGATGACATCGCTCACCGCGTCGAAGAACCCACCCAGATTATTGGTGAGCCAGTCGAAGAAGTTCTGGAGCGCGTCCCCGACGCGGAGCTTGGGGACATCGATCAGTGACAGCACAGTCATCGCGCACTCACCTCCGTTCGGACGTTGTCGGAGTGGAGTTCCTGCTGTGCGGGGGCTTGGCCGTTACCGGTCTGATGTGCGGCGCCGCGCTGCCCCAGAGCGTGGAGCAGCGTGACTCTGGCGAGCACTCCCTCCACACGACCGTCGTCGTCCACGACGGCCAGTGCCTTGGGGGTGTCGGCACTCACCGCCAGCAGTTCGGAGAGGTGGGCGTGCACGGACACACTGACCACCTGGTCGTCGAGAACGCCGTCGAGGGAATCTGCGCCGGCCTGTACGGCTTTGACGATCGCCTCTTCGTCGACGGCACCGCACAGCTTCTTGTTCCGGTCGACCACGAAGAGGCGCGCGGCCTGATGGTCACGCATCAGCTTCTGGACGGCTCGGGGTCCGAGCTCGGATCCGACGAGGGCCACAGGTGGCGTCATGACGGCGCCGGCGGTCAGCACGCGCGTCCGGTCGACATCCAGCACGAACTGGGCGACGAAGTCGTCGGCCGGAGCGTTGAGAATCTGCTCCGCCGTGCCGATCTGGACGATCCGCCCGTCGCGCATCATCGCGATTCTGTCCCCGAGGCGCATGGCCTCGTTCAGATCGTGCGTGATGAAGAGGATGGTCTTGCCCAGCTTGTGCTGGAGCTCGATCAGCTGGTCCTGCATCTCGCGCTTGATCAGGGGGTCCAGGGCGCTGAACGCCTCGTCCATCAGCAGGATGTTGGTGCCTGTCGCCAGTGCTCGCGCCAGGCCGACGCGTTGCCGCATACCTCCGGACAGTTGTCCCGGAAGTGATTCCTCCCAGCCCTTCAGTCCCACCAGTCGCAGTGCTTCCTTGGCGCTGCGCTCGCGCTCGTCCCTGCCGATTCCCTGGATCTCCAAGCCGTACGCGGCGTTCTCACCCACGGTGCGATGGGGAAACAACGCGAAGTGCTGGAAGACCATGCTGACCTTCTCGCGGCGCATGCGTCGCAGCTGCTGATCATTCATGGTGACGACGTCTTCGCCGTAGACGAGCAGCTCGCCCGCCGTCGGCTCCCACAGCCCGTTCACCATGCGGATCAGCGTCGACTTGCCCGAGCCGGACAGTCCCATGACGACGAAGATCTCGCCTTCGCGCACCTCGAAGGACGCGTCGATCACCGCTGCGGTGATGCCGTCCTTACGAAGCTCCTCACGCGTCGCCCCTTCGCGCAGGCGTGCAACGCCACGTTCAGGGCGTTTACCGAAGACCTTGTATGTCTCATGGGCCACAATCGCGTTCATGCCGGACTCCTGTCGCCGGTGGTGGTGCGTACTCGGCTCGCAGACACGTGAAGATCACGGGGCTCGAACTTCGAGTGCTTGGTGGATGATCACTGGCCTGAGACCTGGGTCAGCTGGTCGTGGTGACCATCCTTGATGCCGAGATGCTCACGTAGACGCTC is from Streptomyces sp. NBC_01314 and encodes:
- a CDS encoding IclR family transcriptional regulator, whose amino-acid sequence is MSDGRRQGRDNSVHSVDRAISILQVLSQRGVAGVTEIANEISVHKSTVSRLIATLEARGLVEQASTRGGYRLAYGVLRLAEGVNKQHDLTVISRVVCNRLAEELKETIIVAVHEGRTVVSIDQVNGSDSLTIVNRVGQSHPLHPTSAGKVFLAYMPRTELQTYLDAELERLTPHTIVDPDVLASELETVRKLGYARVDEEQEIGLAAVAAPIRAHDGQVAATLVVSGPAFRINEDTIPGIVEHLLSAAAEISERNGYRKAG
- a CDS encoding aldehyde dehydrogenase family protein, whose protein sequence is MSTEEPTIGVRRAPAATKFDPKDLPPAGHVIDGAFRETPTAELLDIVDPASEEVIARVALGTESDVDLAVAAAVKAKEPWARLVPKARSEILHAIADRLADNRDVLVRLESANTGKPISVARDDVDGTIDTFRFMAGAMRATTTMAAGDYAESHLSVILREPLGVVGVVTPWNYPLLMAAWKIAPILAAGNTLVIKPSEQTPLTTLKFAELVADLLPAGVLNVVTGLGPVVGSALAEHADIDMIALTGSVGSGRAVARAAAETLKRVHLELGGKAPVVVFEDADLDLVATSLRAASFYNGGQECGAACRVLVHESVAADLVDRLVAQVRELKVGDPGAGDDIEVGPLVSKAHYDRVLAHLDRASAEGARAAVGGGAFDGTGYFVQPTVLVDIPVDAACTREEIFGPVVTVETFSTEDEAVLRANNVPLGLSASVWTSDARRSHDVAARLDSGTVWVNSHLVLANEVPWGGFKGSGYGRDLSIYALDDYSRTKHVMHYHGR
- the dapA gene encoding 4-hydroxy-tetrahydrodipicolinate synthase, yielding MSSPLRGVLSALLTPFDDNGSVDEATLRRVVDRNIDGGVHGVVACGSTGEFTTLSNAERRLVVETVIDQTAGRVPVVAQTGAQSTREAIELSRHAEQAGASVLMVVAPYYEPLTIEETKRYLTTVAESVSIPIMLYNLPIATGVNMTPTMVGELAREVENIQYIKDTSADIAQAGQLIHNHGDVVSTFVGWDSLLLAALSEGAAGVMAGTANVVAAQLVSIHAAMSEGDLHRARGEWELVYPLIDAIMAAPFAPAVKTALGATGFAIGGSRPPVAPLDPEVAAAISKLAAPLSSSTVSQDAAAV
- a CDS encoding FAD-dependent oxidoreductase translates to MEDTVKDVVIVGGGIAGLAAAWRLRHRDILLIEADDRVGGRIRSEARGPYWLNWGGHVYDGGPASATQRLLKDTGFTSRPVPGNLTGLSMNGRLLLSGRVETFPFRVPMSWGDRASLIRVGAKVRLAVARYARLVKRRPGEDEATRQQRVYDFMNDRSFADFIGTLPEDAEALFKPTVTRSSAEMHQISAGAGIGYFNLVWNIGAGLSHSIDGGPSTLLEGIADALGDRVQLGAAAEEVVSKGQSVVVRYRQDGVEREVEAHSVILATTASVSHRIGVDLDEDLREALSQVKYGPFVSAAFLTDETERQPWDGTYAIATPKRSFNVVLNMSNNVHGHTQERQPGSSFMTFSPAALARHLLEQDDKTVLETYIDDLDQVLPGFASHVAEAEVARWPEASPYCFPGRGRLQSTLTRSNGRVMLAGDYLGTQYTETSVHTAFAAAQAAENLLDADQPLRRAA
- the fdhA gene encoding formaldehyde dehydrogenase, glutathione-independent, with the translated sequence MAGNKVVVYQGPGKVGVEEIDYPKLELPDDVVKGLGIKKAAPHAVVLKLVTTNICGSDQHMVRGRTTAPIGQTLGHEITGEVVEVGDDVLFVKEGDICSVPFNIACGRCRMCDEGKTGICLNVNPARAGAAYGYVDMGGWLGGQAEYVMVPFADFNLLKFPDRDAALAKILDLTMLSDIFPTGYHGAHTAGVTTGSTVYVAGAGPVGLAAAYSAQLLGASVVIVGDMNADRLAQARSFGCETVDLSTGNNLADMIAEILGEPEVDAAVDAVGFEARGHGAGAGEAPATVLNDMMTVARAGASLGIPGLYVTGDPGAVDDAAKVGQIGVRLGLGWAKSHVFTTGQCPVKRYNRQLMNLILADKAHIAKAVNAVTIGLGEAPQGYQEFDQGAAKKYVIDPHGMVAA
- a CDS encoding glycine betaine ABC transporter substrate-binding protein, whose product is MAKRSRAVSMRLGIAVSVLALAAAGCAGSSGSGGDDKTITMGVIPGWTDETSTAYLLKNVLEKNGYTVKITKLSDNAPMYTALANGDIDLLSSAWPERTHKSYMDKYGDKIEDVGTYYDNAGLFLAVPTDSDIKSIADLPSHAKEFDGKVTGIEPGAGLTKATQDDVFPAYGLDGKFKLVTSSTTAMLTELKKATTAKEPIVVTLWKPFWANQAFPVRPLEDPKGAFGKPEGLHSLARDGFSKDFPDVTDMIKNFKLTDAQYGSLEDAVVNKFGQGKEPQAVQAWLKENPDYAPSLEKYLKK
- a CDS encoding ABC transporter permease; its protein translation is MTVLSLIDVPKLRVGDALQNFFDWLTNNLGGFFDAVSDVIGSAVDGLISVLEAPDPVILALIFALVGLLTKGWKFAVGSLLGLLLIISMEQWAAAMQTLALVLVATVVAVLIAIPTGVLAARKRWASAALRPVMDLMQTMPAFVWLVPVVTLFSIGVVPGVVATIIFALPPGVRLTELGIRNVDAEVVEAAHAFGSTPRQTLFGVQLPLALPTIMAGVNQVIMLSLSMAVISGLVGAEGLGGQVTTAISTLDLGLGFEAGLSVVILAIYLDRVTASVGQGMGGGRRGFWPRKPRPPAQDEEDSTLDGGEKESPAVAEIGPVKIGG
- a CDS encoding glycine betaine/L-proline ABC transporter ATP-binding protein, which produces MNAIVAHETYKVFGKRPERGVARLREGATREELRKDGITAAVIDASFEVREGEIFVVMGLSGSGKSTLIRMVNGLWEPTAGELLVYGEDVVTMNDQQLRRMRREKVSMVFQHFALFPHRTVGENAAYGLEIQGIGRDERERSAKEALRLVGLKGWEESLPGQLSGGMRQRVGLARALATGTNILLMDEAFSALDPLIKREMQDQLIELQHKLGKTILFITHDLNEAMRLGDRIAMMRDGRIVQIGTAEQILNAPADDFVAQFVLDVDRTRVLTAGAVMTPPVALVGSELGPRAVQKLMRDHQAARLFVVDRNKKLCGAVDEEAIVKAVQAGADSLDGVLDDQVVSVSVHAHLSELLAVSADTPKALAVVDDDGRVEGVLARVTLLHALGQRGAAHQTGNGQAPAQQELHSDNVRTEVSAR